From Camelina sativa cultivar DH55 chromosome 7, Cs, whole genome shotgun sequence, one genomic window encodes:
- the LOC104705126 gene encoding serine/threonine-protein phosphatase BSL3-like, with protein sequence MDLDSSMVPENDQDPVTTTAASSSSPMEKEASEQSTEETGSESESASLTPSPPSPSPGQQQQPQVTTVVGPRCAPTYSVVNAIMEKKEDGPGPRCGHTLTAVPAVGEEGTSCYIGPRLILFGGATALEGNSGGTGTPTSAGSAGIRLAGATADVHCYDVLTNKWSRLTPYGEPPSPRAAHVATAVGTMVVIQGGIGPAGLSAEDLHVLDLTQQRPRWHRVVVQGPGPGPRYGHVMALVGQRYLMAIGGNDGKRPLADVWALDTAAKPYEWRKLEPEGEGPPPCMYATASARSDGLLLLCGGRDANSVPLASAYGLAKHRDGRWEWAIAPGVSPSARYQHAAVFVNARLHVSGGALGGGRMVEDSSSVAVLDTAAGVWCDTKSVVTSPRTGRYSADAAGGDASVELTRRCRHAAAAVGDLIFIYGGLRGGVLLDDLLVAEDLAAAETTSAASHAAAAAAATNSPPGRSPGRYGFSDERTGELPESAPDAVVLGSPVAPPVNGDMYTDISTENAMVPGTRRTSKGVEYLVEASAAEAEAISATLAAAKARQVNGEVELPDRDRGAEATPSGKPSVSLIKPDSAVPNSVIPAGVRLHHRAVVVAAETGGALGGMVRQLSIDQFENEGRRVSYGTPESATAARKLLDRQMSINSVPKKVVAHLLKPRGWKPPVRRQFFLDCNEIADLCDSAERIFSSEPTVLQLRAPIKIFGDLHGQFGDLMRLFDEYGSPSTAGDISYIDYLFLGDYVDRGQHSLETITLLLALKVEYQHNVHLIRGNHEAADINALFGFRIECIERMGERDGIWVWHRINRLFNWLPLAALIEKKIICMHGGIGRSINHVEQIENIQRPITMEAGSIVLMDLLWSDPTENDSVEGLRPNARGPGLVTFGPDRVMEFCNNNDLQLIVRAHECVMDGFERFAQGHLITLFSATNYCGTANNAGAILVLGRDLVVVPKLIHPLPPAITSPETSPERHIEDTWMQVFISETETNPSSVVRYCRCVLPLV encoded by the exons atggatTTGGATTCGTCTATGGTACCAGAGAATGATCAAGATCCTGTTACTACGACGGCCGCTTCATCATCGTCGCCTATGGAGAAAGAAGCGTCTGAGCAATCAACGGAAGAAACTGGATCCGAATCCGAATCGGCGTCTTTGACTCCTTCGcctccgtctccgtctccgggacaacaacaacaaccgcaGGTAACGACGGTGGTTGGGCCGAGATGTGCGCCGACGTATTCGGTTGTGAATGCTATtatggagaagaaagaggatGGTCCTGGTCCTAGATGTGGACACACGTTGACGGCTGTTCCTGCTGTTGGTGAAGAAGGGACGTCTTGTTACATTGGCCCGAGACTGATCTTGTTTGGTGGTGCTACGGCTCTTGAGGGTAATTCAGGAGGAACCGGAACGCCTACTTCTGCTGGAAGTGCCGGCATTC GGCTTGCTGGTGCGACGGCTGATGTCCATTGTTATGATGTTCTTACTAATAAGTGGTCGAG GCTTACACCTTATGGAGAACCACCTAGCCCAAGAGCTGCACATGTTGCTACTGCTGTTGGGACCATGGTAGTTATTCAG GGTGGAATAGGTCCTGCTGGTTTATCAGCTGAGGATCTTCACGTTCTTGATCTCACTCAGCAACGGCCACGATGGCACAG GGTTGTTGTTCAGGGTCCTGGACCAGGACCGCGTTATGGTCATGTTATGGCACTGGTAGGACAGAGGTATCTCATGGCAATTGGTGGAAATGATG GAAAACGTCCATTAGCTGATGTATGGGCTTTGGACACTGCTGCCAAACCTTATGAATGGCGTAAGCTGGAACCAGAAGGGGAAGGTCCACCTCCATGCAT GTATGCAACTGCAAGCGCACGGTCTGAtggccttcttcttctctgtggtGGAAGAGATGCTAACAGTGTG CCCCTAGCAAGTGCATATGGACTTGCCAAGCACAGGGATGGACGTTGGGAATGGGCCATAGCCCCTGGTGTCTCACCTTCTGCCAGATACCAGCATGCAGCA GTCTTTGTAAACGCAAGACTCCATGTCTCTGGTGGGGCACTTGGTGGTGGACGCATGGTAGAAGACTCATCCAGTGTTGCAG TGTTGGATACTGCAGCAGGAGTATGGTGTGATACAAAATCGGTTGTTACTAGTCCTAGAACTGGTAGGTATAGTGCGGACGCAGCTGGTGGTGATGCTTCTGTTGAGTTGACTAGGCGCTGCAGACATGCTGCTGCTGCAGTGGGTGATTTGATATTTATCTATGGTGGTTTGCGTGGAG GAGTGTTACTTGATGACCTATTGGTTGCTGAAGATCTTGCTGCTGCTGAAACAACATCTGCTGCCTCTCATGCTGCTGCGGCTGCTGCAGCAACAAACTCGCCACCTGGTCGTTCACCTGGAAGATATGGATTTTCTGATGAAAGGACAGGGGAGTTACCGGAATCAGCTCCTGATGCTGTGGTACTGGGAAGTCCTGTTGCACCCCCTGTAAATGGTGATATGTATACTGATATAAGCACTGAAAATGCAATGGTTCCAGGAACTCG GAGAACAAGCAAGGGTGTGGAGTATCTCGTTGAAGCATCTGCTGCGGAAGCCGAGGCTATCAGTGCAACTTTAGCTGCTGCAAAGGCACGGCAGGTCAATGGTGAAGTTGAACTGCCGGATAGGGATCGTGGTGCTGAGGCTACACCCAGTGGAAAACCGTCAGTATCATTAATTAAGCCTGATTCTGCAGTACCCAACAGTGTTATTCCTGCAGGGGTTCGACTTCATCATAGAGCT GTGGTGGTTGCTGCAGAAACAGGTGGAGCCTTAGGTGGAATGGTTAGACAGTTGTCCATTGATCAATTTGAAAATGAGGGACGGCGTGTTAGCTATGGGACACCTGAAAGTGCTACAGCAGCGAGGAAATTATTAGATCGTCAGATGTCAATCAATAGTGTTCCGAAAAAG GTTGTAGCTCATCTTTTGAAACCTCGAGGGTGGAAGCCTCCAGTTCGACGCCAGTTTTTCTTGGATTGCAATGAAATAGCTGATCTTTGCGACAGTGCAGAACGTATTTTCTCGAGCGAACCTACTGTGTTACAGCTTAGAGCCCCGATTAAGATATTTGGTGATTTGCATGGTCAGTTTGGGGATCTCATGCGCCTTTTTGATGAATATGGTTCACCATCAACAGCTGGAGACATATC ATATATCGATTACCTCTTTTTAGGGGACTATGTTGATCGGGGTCAACACAGCCTAGAAACAATTACACTTCTGCTTGCGTTAAAG GTTGAATACCAACACAACGTACATCTGATTCGTGGAAACCATGAAGCCGCCGATATTAATGCCCTTTTTGGTTTCCGGATAGAGTGTATTGAGCGAATG GGTGAACGTGATGGGATTTGGGTATGGCACCGAATTAACCGTTTATTCAATTGGCTACCTCTGGCTGCACTGATTGAGAAGAAAATTATCTGTATGCATGGGGGAATTGGTCGGTCGATAAATCATGTAGAGCAGATAGAAAATATCCAACGTCCGATTACAATGGAAGCAGGCTCAATCGTGCTTATGGATTTACTATG GTCCGATCCAACTGAAAATGACAGTGTTGAAGGTTTGAGGCCCAATGCTAGAGGTCCTGGATTGGTTACTTTTGGG CCTGACCGTGTCATGGAGTTCTGCAACAACAATGATCTTCAATTGATAGTACGAGCGCATGAATGCGTAATGGATGGATTCGAGCGTTTCGCCCAGGGGCATTTGATCACACTCTTTTCGGCTACAAACTATTGTG GTACTGCAAACAATGCCGGGGCTATCTTGGTGTTGGGGAGAGATCTTGTTGTGGTTCCCAAGCTTATCCATCCATTGCCTCCAGCAATTACCTCACCTGAAACTTCACCAGAAAGACATATAGAGGACACATGGATGCAGGTTTTTATCTCTGAAACAGAGACTAATCCTTCTTCNGTTGTTAGATACTGTAGATGTGTATTACCCTTGGTTTAA